Genomic window (candidate division KSB1 bacterium):
GAACTTGCGAAGCGAATTGAACCGTCACCGTGATCGAATCCGCGCCGCCGGAATTGAGCTGCGGGATTTGCCAGACCAAAGAATCTTTGTTCGCCACCGCCAGCGCTTTTGAGGCGCCAATGAAACGAACGGAATCCGGCAGCAATTGCCGCACGCGAATGTCGCCGGCGTTTTCCAGGCCGAGATTGCGCACGCGAATTTTATAATCAATCGGCTCCCCGGGCTTGACGGCGTTGATGAGGCGGCCGCTTTCGACAATCGTGCTGAGCGTGCGGGAATTTAGTGTGAGGGAGATATCGGTTTGGCTCAGAGGCGGTTCGACAACATTATAAACGGTATCGACAGAGGTATTATCTGCCAGTTTTGTTGGGTCGTCGTTGTCGGCCTTGGCCACCACTTTGTTGATCAACAAATTCGTGCCCACCGGCATGGTCGACGAAACCGTTGCCTTGAAGATGAGAGTCGTATCCGCCCGCGCCGATAAAGCCGGGATGATCCAAAAAACCGAATCGGCATCAGCGCCGGCCGGCGGCGGCTTAAAATCAATTGCCCGCACGGAATCGGGCAGAAAATCAGTGACCCGAACATTGCGCGCCGTGATACCGGCTTTATTCGTCACGAGAATCTGATATAAAATCGTTTCGCCGCTTTTCGCAAAGTAAACGGTGTCAATTCCAACAATGCGAAACGAATCGGTTTTGGCGAACTGAGCCACAGCGAGATCGGCAAAGGTCTGTGGCAGCAGCGGGAAAACGACGCGCACCGTATCCGTTGCCGAGTGCGGCGCCGCATTGTCGGCGGAAAAATCAACCCGGCTGATCAGGCTCGTCAAGGCCGGCGGAACCAGCGGCGCCAATTGCACGGTCACGTTGATCGAGTCGAGGCGGCCGGCGTCTAATCGAGGAATTTGCCAAACGAGGGAATCGTTGCTAATAAAGGACGGCGTCGGCGAAGCCGAAACATAACGCACGGAATCCGGCAGAATTTGGCGAACGCGCAGGCCGGCGGCTTGCACCGGACCGAGATTGCGCAGATTGAGGTGATAATCGTAAAGTCGGCCTGGCGCGGTTGCGTTGACGATGCGGCCGTTTTCCACCACCGAAGTATCGGTGCGCGAAAGGAAACTCAAACTGAGCGTGGTTTGATCCGGCGGCAGGGGCTTGCCGATATTGAAGACGGTGTCGATCGCCGTATTGTCGCCGAGCGTGGCCGGATCTTCATTATCCGCCCGCGCCGTCGCGATGTTGATCAGCAAATTCCTTCCCGGCGGCATGTTGGGCGACACAACGGCGCTGAATCTGTAAAGACGCTGTGATCGCGGCGGCAAATTCGGATGGCTCCACACCATCGAATCCGCATGACTGCTGATCGGCGCCGGCTGCGCGCTTATAACTCGCGCCGAATCGGGAGGAAAGTCGGTGAGGCGAACGTTTTGGGCGGTGACGTTGCTGGGATTGGCGACGACGATGTGATAGCGAATGGTTCCGCCACTGGCGGCGAAACGCAGCGTATCACCGCCGCGCACGGCAAACGAATCAGTTTTGGTAAATTGCTTTACCGCGAGATCGGTTTTTTGTGCCGGAGTCGGCGGCGGCGCAAAAACGGCGCGCACGGTGTCGCGGCTGGCATTGTTTTCCGGGTTATTATCCTGCCGCGCCGTTAGCCTCAGGCGGCTGATGAGCTGCTGCAAGGTCGGTGGCGCATTGGCGGCAAACTGCGCCGTGACCGTGATGGAATCGGCCGCGCCGGCCTCGAGCCGCGCGATTTGCCAGAGCAAGGAATCGCCATTCAGATAAAACGGCGTTTGCGTCGCCTCGAGAAAATTCACCGACGGCGGCAAATGGTGGGTCAGGCGAATGCTCTCGGCGCGTTCGGCGCCCAAATTTTTCACGCGCAGGCGATAGGTGTAGCGATCCCCCGGCTGCACGGCTTTGACTGCCCTGCCATTTTCAAACACCATGAGATCGGTGAATGAGGTCAACGCTGCCGCCAAGTCGGTCGCCCGCGGCTGCGAGCGTCCGGCAACGAAATACTCGGCCGTGCCGCTGCCCTGGCGCTGGCGGGTATCGCTCACCGTCACCTCGAGCCGGCGCCAGGTGTCGTTGCGGAACGGATCGGGCGAGCTGTAGGCCAGCATGTAAAAGTTTTGCGTCAGCTCGGCCAACTGCTTGAAAATATCGTTGAATTTGGAAGAATCGTTGATGTCGAAAAAACGGCCGCCGGTTTGTCGGGCAATATTCGACAGGGGGTCCGGATTGGCGCTGGCGCCGAGCGCAATGGTGTGAATGGGAATGCTGTAGAGTTTGGCGCTATCGATCACGGCCTGCTCGGTCGCCAAGGAAGCGTTGTCATAGCCATCGCTGTAGAGAATGATGGCGCGCCGGGTTTTCTCAAATTTGGTTTGCTGAATGGCAATAATGAGCGCGTCGTAGATCGCCGTTCCCGGGCATGTGTCGGTCGCCGCGATTTTGGCGCGTAGCGGCGCTTGGTCGCTGGTGAAACCGGTATTTTCCTTGATGAAGGAACAGAATTGGATCACGCCGGCACGGTCCACCGGGCGCAGCTCGTCGAGATAAGCCAGCGCGCCGTTTTTGGCGTCTTGCAATTCTTCGATCATGCTGCCGCTGATGTCCATCACCAGCATCGTGCTGGTGGGAAACGGCGTGGTCTTGCGAAATTCGGTGAAGAGCGGCGCCGGAACCTGATCGTAGGCATTCGGATTCGGCGGAAACGTGGGCTCGTCGCGATGATATTCCAGCACGCGTTTCCACAGCTCGGCGACCGGCACGCCGGCGTCGGCGCGATCCTGCGGCGCCAGCCAGCGCGAGGTGCTCGCCAATCCCAAAACCGGGTTGTGGTTGTGATCGGTAACCGAAATCGTCGCCAGAATCGGATGCGGAAACGCCGACGTCAAGCCACGGGCGGAAACCTCACCGGAGATGGAAATGTTGGTGACATGGACGTTGAGATAGTTTTGCGCGCTTGCCGGCGAAAGCGTTGAGATCATCAACAAGCCAGTGAGCAGGCCGCTCACGCTTGATCTCGGTTGTCGTCCCTGCAATTTCATGGCAAATCGCCGCATCGAAATGTGGAAAAAGGCCAAAGATCGTCTGCCTTGGTTGGTTAATGTTTTTTAACAACTGTGAGCAGTTTAACGAAATATTTGGCAAAAAGCAAGTGTTTTTTGTTGCAACAAAAACAAGAAAAAGTGCTTGCTTTTGTTCATGCCTCTTGCCTAATTTTCTTATAGAGACTTTTTCCTTAAATAATTTTACAGCGCTGTTTGCCGTTCAAACCGCTGCCGCCTGTCCAATCAATTTTCCAAGAGGCATGTCCCGCATGAAGCGCAAATGCACCTGTTTTCTTGCTGCCGTTTTAGTTCCGGCGGTGATCTTGTCGCCGGAAGCTTTTTCACAAGGTTTTGGCAAGAACAAAATTCAATATGAAACCCGCCGCTGGCAGTTCATCCAATCCGAGCATTACGATATTTATTTTTATGAGGGCGGCCTGGCGGCGGCGACGTTCGCCGCGGCGGTGGCGGAATCGTCGTACAAACAAATCAGCCGCCTGCTCGATTTCCAAATCCAGGCGCGCACGCCGATTTTGGTTTACAACTCGCACAACGATTTTGAAGAGACTAACGTGAGCGCGGAGATTCAGGAAGAGTCGGTCGGTGGCTTCACCGAGTTTTTCAAGAATCGCGTCGTGCTGCCGTACGAAGGCTCGCTGGAGCAGTTCCGGCACGTGATTCATCATGAGCTGGTGCACGCGATGCATTTGCAATTTTTCTACGGCGCCGGCGTCGGCGCGGCGATTCGCGGCATTACCGGCTTTGCCTGGCCGCTGTGGTTCGGCGAAGGCCACGCGGAATATTTCGCGCGACATTGGGACGCTGAAACCGACAACTTCATTCGCGACGCCGTGGTCTCCGGTTACATGCCGCCGATTCCGCAGCTCAACGGATTTCTGGCGTACAAAGGCGGGCAGGCGCTGCTGTATTGGATCGAGAATCGCTACGGCGTGGAAAAGGTGACCAAGTTCAATCACACCGTTCGCCGCACCAAAAATGTCGAGCGCGCCGTTCGCGAGGTGTTCGGCATGACGATGGAGGATTTCAGCGACGCCTGGCTGCGTGATTTGCGCAAAGAATATTGGCCGGAGATTGCGCGCCGCACCGCGCCCATCGATCTCGCCACGCAAATCACCGATCACGTCAAGAACGATGCGTTCATCAACAACAGCCCGGCGGTGAGTCCGAGCGGCGATCGTCTGGTTTATCTCAGCGACAAAGCCGGCAAGTTCGATATTTATATCACCTCGACGCTCGAGGCCGGCAAGCCGAAGCGTTTGGTGAGCGGACAAAAACAGAGCGGCCTGGAGGAGCTGAAGTGGCTGCGTCCCGGCATCAGTTGGTCACCGGACAGCAAAAAGATCGCGTTTGCCGCCAAAGCCGGCGCGCGCGACGCCATTCACATCGTCGACGTGGGAAAAGCCAAAATCATCCGAACTTACAAACCCAAGCTGGACGGCCTGTGGTCGCCGGCGTGGTCGCCCGATGGAAAATCCATCGCCGTCATGGGCATGCAAAACGGCCGCAGCGACATCATGCTGTTGAATGTGGAAAGCGGCCAAATCACCAATGTGACCAACGACGCCTTCAGCGATCTCGATCCGGCGTGGTCGCCGGACGGCGAGTGGATTGCGTTTGTTTCCGACCGCGGCGCTTTTGCGAATCAGGCCGCTGCCGGCGACGCGCTGCCGCTGGCGGATTTTGCCAACACCGACATTTTCCTCATCCGTCCCGATGGCAGCGGCTTGCAGCAAGTCACGACGAGTCCCTATGCCGAAAAATCGCCGACGTTTTTTCACCATGCCGACACGCTGCTGTTCATCTCCGATCGCAACGGCATCGACAATATTTATTTTTACGACCGGAAACAGCAGGCGGAAAAACCGCTCACCAATCTGCTCACCGGCGCCAACCAGCTCTCCGCTTCGGTTCACGGTGACCGGGTGGCGTTTACCGCTTTTTCGCGCGGCGGTTACGATATTTTCCTGTGGAAAAATCCCTTCGCTTACGCCGACACCCTTGGCACGCTTCCACTCACGCCGTTTCGCGAGCGCGAGCTCAAGCAAGGCCGCGGCGTTCCACTCTTGACATTGGCGAATCTCGAGACCGGCAGCGGCGCCACTCTCGACCGCGAAGTCCGGCCTTACAGCAAGTTTGTTTTCGACGCGGACTTTCGCGCCGGCAAAATCGGATTGGCGGCGAACGGCGCGGCGGAAGTGGCGCTGGCACCGGAGAAACGTTTGGAACCGGACGGCTCTTATAAAATTCAAAACTATCGGCGCAAGTTCAGCGTCGATTACGCCGGTGGCGCCGGCGGCTACGAACCGTTTTTTGGCCTGCAAGGCTACACGCAATTTTACATCAGCGATCTCGCCGGCAATCAGCAAATCGGCATCGGCATCAACTTGATTCGTGATATTGCCAACAGCGATTTTTACTTGAGCTGGGCCAACCTCTCGCATCGCACCGCTTTCGGCGTGCAGTTTTTTCACGTCGCCAATTTTTTTCCAACCAACTTTGGCATCACACGCGTGCGCAATCTCGGCGTTCAAGTCGGCATGGCGTATCCGATTTCACGATTCAAACGCCTCGAGCTGGGCGTCAATTACACGCATTTGCGGGAAAACAATCTCGGCTTTTTCTTCGACGTCCTGCCGACCCGCGTCACCAATGCCTTGCCGGTCACGCTGGCATACGTTTCCGACAACACTTTTTTCCGTTTCTTCGGTCCGTTCACCGGCACGCGCTATCGCGCCGGCCTGATTGTCGCGCCGGATCTCAGCAATCGCGTCGTTTCATTCCGCACCGGTTTTGCGGATTTTCGCCATTACTTCGGCGTCACGCGCGACATCGGCATCGCCTGGCGTTTCAGCGGCGTCGTGAGCGGCGGCAAAAATCCCATGCGCTTTTTGCTCGGCGGCGTCGACAACTGGCTCAACTACGATTTCGCGCGGAATTTGGACGCGTTCAACATCAACGATTTTTATTTCAGCGAGTTTGTGACGCCGCTGCGCGGTGCAGATTATAATGAGCGCATCGGCACGCGCTGCGCCCTGTTGAACGTGGAGCTGCGGGTACCGCTGGTGGATTATTTCATCACGCGCTTTCCGCTGCCGCTCGGCATCGCCGGCATTCGCGGCGCCGGCTTTCTCGACGTCGGCGCGGCGTGGAATTCCGAAAAGCGTTTTCGCGCCACCCAAAAGAACGCCGCCGGCGAAACCGTGCTGCGCGACCTCCTCGCCGGCTACGGCTGGGGCTTCCGCGCCAATCTCGGCATTTTCCTGCTGCGCATGGACACCGTCTGGCGCACCAATCTCGCGCACAGCAGCAAGCCGCGTTATCTGTTCTCGTTTGGGACGGATTTTTGATGGGAAGATGTAAGTCGTTGCAAGATTCAGGAGCATCCAATGATAAATAAGATTTTGCAAATGAGTATTTGTTTGGTGCTCATTTTTCTTCTTGGTTGCGGCTCGCCCGCCCGCAATCCCAATCGTCCGCCTCGCTTCGGTTCCGGCCTGCTCATGAGCGCGCGCATCATTAACTTACCCGCCGCCGAAAAAGGCGTCGGCAAGGTTGTTTTCATCGCGGAAATGCGGTATGCCAATTTGCAATTCCTCAAAACCGCCGACGGCTATTCCGCCGACGTCGAATTGACGTTTTCCTTGCAGGAAAAAGGCCGTCCCGAAACTGTCCGCCTGATCGACCGCCGCCGCAAGATCGATCTGAAAAATTTCAGCGAAACGGTGGATCGCGAAAAAGTTCTGCGTGTCGTTGAAGAGATGATCGTTCCTGTCGGCGAATACGTCGCCAATGTCACGGCGACGGATCGCTACGCCAGGAATCAGGGTTTTGTTTCGGAAACGCCGCAGGTCCAGGATTTTCTGTCGGGACTGCATTTAAGCCCGCCATTATTGACAACAGATTCATTGGCGCGATTTCAAGCAGACAAACTCATCCCTCTGCGCCAAAACCGTTTCAAAAAAGATTTTTACACGCTCTTCGCGATTGGCGGTTTGCAGGCCGGGCAGGAGGTGGCTTTGCAATATGAGCTGCAAAATGGAGAAGGCAAATCGCTGTTCAGCCGCGAGGCCAAATTTTTGGCGCCCGAAAGGATTGTTTATACCTCATTGCCGATACCGGCCAACAAGTTGGCGATGGGCGTGACTGAAATCAAAATCGTTGCCGAACAAAACGGCGTAAAGGCCGACGCCTCGATGTCGATTTACGCCAACGTCGGCGTGCGTCTGGAACCGGGCCAAAATATCGGCGCGATTATTGAGCCGATGCGATATATCATGGACGGCAAAGATTGGCAGGCGCTGAAAGAGGCCTCAGCGGAAGAACGCACCGAGCGCTTCAACGCTTTTTGGGCATCGCGCCAACCCGCGTCGACCAAACAGGATGAAAACCCGCTGCTGGCGGAATTTTTTGTGCGCGTGCAGGAAGCCAACTTTCGGTTCGGCTGGGCCGGCGTCGAAGGCTGGAGAAGCGACCGCGGCCGCATTTACATTATTTACGGCGAGCCCGACAGCGTGCAGCGCCAGCGCTCCAACCGCACCAACGCCACATACGAAACCTGGACCTACGCCGAGATCGGCCGCCAATTCATTTTTTACGATTACAATAATGACGGCGATTTTCGCTTGATTTCGGGTGGGTGAGCAGAAGGCTCAAGCAAAATGAAAACTGCCGCATCGGCTTCGCGATTCTGATCAACATGGCCAAACAGGTGATGGATGAATTGGTTTCGAAAGACAAAGTGGCGCGCGGCTATACTCGTTAAGGGTCATTTTTATAGCGTCATTGCGAGCCTTTCCCAGCGAAGCAATCGTTTGGAAAATCAAGAGATTGCTTCGGCAAAAAGCGCCTCGCAACGACTCCAGTTTTGACCCTTTTCGCGGCCGTTCAAATTCCTTGATTTTGATTTCGCATTTTAAAATAAAAAGGCAGTGACCATTGGCCACTGCCTTTTTTGCTTTTTGTTGCCAATTCAAAAGTTATTCAATCTCGGCCATCGGAAGAACCGAACGTGGATAAAGATCATAAACTCATTCTAATCTAAAGCTGTTATTAGCGAGAAGCAAGGCAAAAATTCACGGCTTCCGCCAAATCTCCGGGCGGTTCCCCGATTTTGTTTTCGCTTTTGGCTGGGCCGGGGGCAAATAAACCGGCGTTTTGATTTTGAATTCATCGGCACCGATGAAAACCGTGTCGCTCACCGTCCGGGAAATATAAAGCAAATCATAGATCGTCGTGTCGGCGATGACGAGCGTGTCCTCGTAAGTCACGGAAAGCACGTCATACGCCGTAATCGTGTCCGGCATTGCCGGCGGCGCCGGCGTATAACTCAGGCGGTTGGGATTGTAACCCCACATTTCAAACGTCGCGGTTTGGGCGTCGCGCTCAAAATAAAGCTTGATCGGCGCCTCCTTGTAATTGCGCTGCAAGCCGCGCAACAAGCTGGCCAGAATGGCGTTTTGCGCCGCATCGGTTTTCGTGCCTTCGAAAATTTCGGCCGGGCTGTTTTGGGTGACGATTTGATAGTTGGCGGTAAATTTCCAGTTGTTCATGATTTTTTGCGCCGTGTCCGAAGGCGTCGGCACGTAGATGCGCTCCGAGGGATAACACTTCACCAAATCCTCCACGCCGAAGCCGTTGCCAGTCGCGTCGATGATCTCCATTTTGGTAACGAGCGTATCCGTGATAAGAAACTCGAATAAGAAGAATTGAATCAATTTTTGATCGTTGACCGTCGCGACCCGGATCATTTTTTGATCCACCGTCGTACCGTTTTGCGCCGCCGCCGGCAGGATCGGCAAAATGAGCATCGCGGCAAAAATATAACACTTCATTTTTGTTTTGTCAATTTATCGTAAAAATCAATTCGACGCTCGTTGTCCTTGCGCCAAATTGCGGTAACGCTCGAAATAAATCCGCGCCTCGTCGAATTTGCCCTGGCGTTTGAGCGCTTGCGTGATCAGCTCCAACGCTGCCAGCTCCTCGCGCGGGTCGAGTTGCTTCGCGAGCTTCAAGGCCTGTTTGGCCAGCGTTTCCGCGCGCGGCGGATCGTTGACCGCGAGCCGGCCCAATTCCAAATAGCTCTTGGCCCGATAATTCCAATCGAGCGTGGCAGACTGTTGAAAATAAGTCAAGGCCGTGGTAAATTTTTTGGCGGCGAGCATTTTCTGGCCTTGATTGAAGCACATCGCGCCGTAGCTGTCGACATATCGCTGATACAGGGTGTCTGCCAGCACCGCCAGCGAATCGCGGCCGTGCGCTTGCACGACGATTTGCATCGTGCGCAGCGCCTCTTCTTCGCGTTGGAGGTGATTGAATTCGATCGTCGCAAGCCGCCAGCCGATTTCGCGCCGCGCCCGCGAGGTGCGCAAATCAGGCAGCAGCTTGCGAAACCCCGTGGCAGCGTCATGATATTTTCCGGCATCGACCTGCGCCAGCAGCGAATCGCGCTTTTCCGACGCAAGAATATTGCCGTCGTCCCAATTGATCCATTTGATATTGTTCTCGGCGGCGGCGCGGCTTTCCGGCGCCGGCGAAAAC
Coding sequences:
- a CDS encoding GWxTD domain-containing protein; translation: MINKILQMSICLVLIFLLGCGSPARNPNRPPRFGSGLLMSARIINLPAAEKGVGKVVFIAEMRYANLQFLKTADGYSADVELTFSLQEKGRPETVRLIDRRRKIDLKNFSETVDREKVLRVVEEMIVPVGEYVANVTATDRYARNQGFVSETPQVQDFLSGLHLSPPLLTTDSLARFQADKLIPLRQNRFKKDFYTLFAIGGLQAGQEVALQYELQNGEGKSLFSREAKFLAPERIVYTSLPIPANKLAMGVTEIKIVAEQNGVKADASMSIYANVGVRLEPGQNIGAIIEPMRYIMDGKDWQALKEASAEERTERFNAFWASRQPASTKQDENPLLAEFFVRVQEANFRFGWAGVEGWRSDRGRIYIIYGEPDSVQRQRSNRTNATYETWTYAEIGRQFIFYDYNNDGDFRLISGG
- a CDS encoding BamA/TamA family outer membrane protein, translating into MKRKCTCFLAAVLVPAVILSPEAFSQGFGKNKIQYETRRWQFIQSEHYDIYFYEGGLAAATFAAAVAESSYKQISRLLDFQIQARTPILVYNSHNDFEETNVSAEIQEESVGGFTEFFKNRVVLPYEGSLEQFRHVIHHELVHAMHLQFFYGAGVGAAIRGITGFAWPLWFGEGHAEYFARHWDAETDNFIRDAVVSGYMPPIPQLNGFLAYKGGQALLYWIENRYGVEKVTKFNHTVRRTKNVERAVREVFGMTMEDFSDAWLRDLRKEYWPEIARRTAPIDLATQITDHVKNDAFINNSPAVSPSGDRLVYLSDKAGKFDIYITSTLEAGKPKRLVSGQKQSGLEELKWLRPGISWSPDSKKIAFAAKAGARDAIHIVDVGKAKIIRTYKPKLDGLWSPAWSPDGKSIAVMGMQNGRSDIMLLNVESGQITNVTNDAFSDLDPAWSPDGEWIAFVSDRGAFANQAAAGDALPLADFANTDIFLIRPDGSGLQQVTTSPYAEKSPTFFHHADTLLFISDRNGIDNIYFYDRKQQAEKPLTNLLTGANQLSASVHGDRVAFTAFSRGGYDIFLWKNPFAYADTLGTLPLTPFRERELKQGRGVPLLTLANLETGSGATLDREVRPYSKFVFDADFRAGKIGLAANGAAEVALAPEKRLEPDGSYKIQNYRRKFSVDYAGGAGGYEPFFGLQGYTQFYISDLAGNQQIGIGINLIRDIANSDFYLSWANLSHRTAFGVQFFHVANFFPTNFGITRVRNLGVQVGMAYPISRFKRLELGVNYTHLRENNLGFFFDVLPTRVTNALPVTLAYVSDNTFFRFFGPFTGTRYRAGLIVAPDLSNRVVSFRTGFADFRHYFGVTRDIGIAWRFSGVVSGGKNPMRFLLGGVDNWLNYDFARNLDAFNINDFYFSEFVTPLRGADYNERIGTRCALLNVELRVPLVDYFITRFPLPLGIAGIRGAGFLDVGAAWNSEKRFRATQKNAAGETVLRDLLAGYGWGFRANLGIFLLRMDTVWRTNLAHSSKPRYLFSFGTDF
- a CDS encoding S1C family serine protease encodes the protein MSRRLKQNENCRIGFAILINMAKQVMDELVSKDKVARGYTR
- a CDS encoding VWA domain-containing protein; translated protein: MKLQGRQPRSSVSGLLTGLLMISTLSPASAQNYLNVHVTNISISGEVSARGLTSAFPHPILATISVTDHNHNPVLGLASTSRWLAPQDRADAGVPVAELWKRVLEYHRDEPTFPPNPNAYDQVPAPLFTEFRKTTPFPTSTMLVMDISGSMIEELQDAKNGALAYLDELRPVDRAGVIQFCSFIKENTGFTSDQAPLRAKIAATDTCPGTAIYDALIIAIQQTKFEKTRRAIILYSDGYDNASLATEQAVIDSAKLYSIPIHTIALGASANPDPLSNIARQTGGRFFDINDSSKFNDIFKQLAELTQNFYMLAYSSPDPFRNDTWRRLEVTVSDTRQRQGSGTAEYFVAGRSQPRATDLAAALTSFTDLMVFENGRAVKAVQPGDRYTYRLRVKNLGAERAESIRLTHHLPPSVNFLEATQTPFYLNGDSLLWQIARLEAGAADSITVTAQFAANAPPTLQQLISRLRLTARQDNNPENNASRDTVRAVFAPPPTPAQKTDLAVKQFTKTDSFAVRGGDTLRFAASGGTIRYHIVVANPSNVTAQNVRLTDFPPDSARVISAQPAPISSHADSMVWSHPNLPPRSQRLYRFSAVVSPNMPPGRNLLINIATARADNEDPATLGDNTAIDTVFNIGKPLPPDQTTLSLSFLSRTDTSVVENGRIVNATAPGRLYDYHLNLRNLGPVQAAGLRVRQILPDSVRYVSASPTPSFISNDSLVWQIPRLDAGRLDSINVTVQLAPLVPPALTSLISRVDFSADNAAPHSATDTVRVVFPLLPQTFADLAVAQFAKTDSFRIVGIDTVYFAKSGETILYQILVTNKAGITARNVRVTDFLPDSVRAIDFKPPPAGADADSVFWIIPALSARADTTLIFKATVSSTMPVGTNLLINKVVAKADNDDPTKLADNTSVDTVYNVVEPPLSQTDISLTLNSRTLSTIVESGRLINAVKPGEPIDYKIRVRNLGLENAGDIRVRQLLPDSVRFIGASKALAVANKDSLVWQIPQLNSGGADSITVTVQFASQV